In a genomic window of Spirosoma agri:
- a CDS encoding hydroxymethylglutaryl-CoA lyase, with translation MKLIECPRDAMQGLTHFVPTDLKIRYLNALLQVGFDTLDFGSFVSPRAIPQLRDTAEVLAGLELDDTRTKLLAIVANVRGAEQASAFSAIQYIGFPLSVSETFQQRNTNKSIAQAFEEVDEIQKLCIEGEKQLVIYLSMGFGNPYGDPYSPDLISDFTGELVDMGVQIIAPSDTVGSSTPAHIETLFEQLIATFPTVEFGAHLHARPGEGPAKVLAAYRAGVRRIDGALRGFGGCPMAADDLTGNIPMEDVVETLTNQGVSLHLNQAALQKALALSAGVFM, from the coding sequence ATGAAACTCATCGAATGTCCCCGTGATGCGATGCAGGGGCTTACGCATTTTGTGCCGACGGATCTGAAAATCAGGTATCTAAATGCCCTGTTGCAGGTTGGTTTCGACACGCTCGATTTCGGCAGTTTCGTATCGCCCAGGGCTATTCCTCAACTGCGCGATACGGCCGAGGTACTGGCTGGACTGGAGCTGGATGATACCCGAACGAAACTGCTGGCTATCGTCGCCAATGTCAGAGGAGCTGAACAGGCCAGTGCTTTTTCGGCCATTCAGTACATTGGGTTTCCGCTTTCGGTATCCGAAACGTTCCAGCAGCGAAATACGAATAAGTCCATTGCGCAGGCGTTTGAGGAAGTAGACGAAATTCAAAAGCTTTGCATAGAGGGTGAAAAGCAACTGGTTATCTACCTCTCGATGGGTTTCGGAAATCCCTACGGTGATCCGTATAGCCCCGATCTGATCAGTGATTTTACGGGAGAGCTGGTCGATATGGGCGTTCAGATCATTGCGCCTTCCGATACGGTAGGTTCATCGACGCCGGCGCACATCGAAACGCTATTTGAGCAACTTATAGCCACTTTCCCGACCGTCGAGTTTGGGGCTCACCTACACGCCCGACCGGGTGAAGGGCCTGCCAAAGTACTAGCTGCTTATCGGGCAGGCGTTCGGCGTATCGATGGGGCACTGCGCGGTTTTGGCGGCTGTCCAATGGCGGCCGACGATCTTACGGGAAACATTCCGATGGAAGATGTCGTCGAAACGCTTACGAATCAGGGCGTTTCCCTTCATCTCAACCAGGCTGCCCTTCAGAAAGCACTGGCTTTGTCAGCCGGCGTGTTTATGTGA
- a CDS encoding cell division ATP-binding protein FtsE, with protein MFSTEPVLSLDHADIYQGSKLILGDVSFQINKGDFAYLIGRTGSGKTSLLKTLYADLWLQSGKGFVAGYPLEKLKPRDVPFLRRKIGIVFQDFQLFSDRTVEENLRFVLKATGWSSKAEMNNRIADVLMQVGLGTAQKKMPHQLSGGEQQRVVVARAMLNEPQMLIADEPTGNLDPAVSDQIMKVFQAINNAGTAVLMATHNYELLNKYPARVLRCQDGQVIELGG; from the coding sequence ATGTTTTCTACCGAACCCGTTCTTAGTCTAGACCACGCGGACATTTATCAGGGCAGTAAGCTGATTTTGGGCGATGTGTCGTTTCAGATAAACAAAGGCGATTTTGCTTATCTGATCGGGCGAACGGGTAGCGGGAAAACTTCATTGCTGAAAACGTTGTACGCCGATCTGTGGCTCCAGAGCGGTAAAGGTTTTGTTGCCGGTTACCCGCTGGAAAAGCTAAAACCCCGCGACGTACCGTTCTTACGTCGTAAAATCGGCATCGTGTTTCAGGATTTCCAACTATTCTCTGATCGCACGGTCGAAGAAAATTTGCGGTTCGTTCTGAAAGCAACGGGCTGGTCGAGTAAGGCGGAGATGAATAATCGTATCGCAGATGTGTTGATGCAGGTTGGTCTGGGAACGGCTCAGAAGAAGATGCCCCACCAGCTTTCGGGGGGCGAACAGCAACGGGTTGTAGTTGCCCGCGCCATGCTAAATGAACCACAGATGCTGATCGCCGATGAGCCGACTGGCAATCTTGATCCAGCCGTGTCGGACCAGATCATGAAAGTCTTTCAAGCCATCAACAATGCTGGCACAGCCGTGCTCATGGCTACCCACAATTACGAATTGCTCAACAAGTATCCGGCCCGCGTGCTGCGCTGTCAGGATGGGCAGGTTATCGAACTGGGGGGCTAA
- the galK gene encoding galactokinase, whose amino-acid sequence MDLLNQLTASFQDAFHSDPLLICSPGRVNLIGEHTDYNEGFVLPAAIDKAIYLAVGPRTDDELHFVAYDLNKTYQGTLNDLLPTHTWADYLLGVAAQFRLAGQPIKGFNCVFGGTIPMGAGLSSSAALENGVGFALNELFGLGLDRIAMLKMSQRAENDFVGAKVGIMDMFASMMGKANHVIKLDCRSLEYAYAPLQMDGISIVLCDSRVKHSLVTSEYNTRRAECEAGVRFLKTFYPEIHSLRDVTMVMLDTHLKHAQPLIYRRCAYVVQENQRLLDGVAALEANDIRAFGQLMYGSHEGLSHWYEVSCPELDTLVDIARDHPGVLGARMMGGGFGGCTINLVYENALDDFTHLITKQYKVRTGKDTYLHVCKIQNGTNLISRSVSY is encoded by the coding sequence ATGGATCTGCTCAATCAACTTACCGCGTCGTTTCAGGACGCGTTTCATTCTGATCCGCTCCTGATCTGTTCCCCTGGCCGTGTTAATCTGATCGGCGAACACACTGACTATAACGAAGGGTTCGTACTGCCGGCTGCCATCGATAAAGCGATTTATCTGGCCGTTGGTCCCCGTACCGACGATGAACTTCACTTCGTAGCCTACGACCTGAACAAAACGTATCAGGGTACATTAAACGATCTTCTACCAACGCATACCTGGGCCGATTATCTGCTGGGCGTAGCCGCTCAGTTCCGATTGGCGGGCCAACCGATCAAAGGGTTCAACTGCGTTTTTGGCGGCACCATTCCAATGGGGGCAGGGCTGTCGTCGTCGGCAGCGCTCGAAAATGGTGTTGGCTTTGCGCTCAATGAGTTATTTGGGCTGGGTCTGGATCGGATAGCGATGCTGAAAATGTCGCAACGGGCCGAAAACGATTTTGTGGGGGCCAAAGTCGGCATCATGGATATGTTCGCCAGCATGATGGGCAAGGCCAATCACGTTATTAAACTGGACTGCCGCTCACTGGAGTATGCCTACGCGCCCCTGCAAATGGACGGCATCAGCATCGTTCTCTGCGACTCGCGGGTTAAGCATTCGTTGGTGACGTCGGAATACAACACGCGCCGGGCCGAATGTGAAGCAGGTGTTCGGTTTCTGAAAACGTTTTACCCTGAAATCCACAGCTTGCGCGATGTGACGATGGTCATGCTCGACACGCATCTGAAACATGCCCAGCCGCTCATCTATCGGCGGTGTGCGTACGTGGTTCAGGAAAACCAGCGTCTGCTCGATGGCGTGGCGGCTTTGGAAGCGAATGACATCCGTGCGTTTGGGCAGCTCATGTACGGTTCGCACGAAGGCTTAAGCCATTGGTATGAAGTGAGTTGTCCTGAACTGGACACGCTGGTTGATATTGCCCGCGACCATCCCGGCGTGCTGGGTGCCCGAATGATGGGAGGAGGCTTTGGCGGCTGTACGATCAATCTGGTCTACGAAAATGCGCTCGATGATTTTACACACCTGATTACTAAACAATATAAAGTCAGAACGGGTAAAGATACGTACCTTCACGTCTGCAAAATTCAAAACGGTACGAACCTAATCAGTAGGTCAGTAAGTTACTAA
- a CDS encoding DUF7935 family protein, translating into MELLSDFLKLIIPAGLVLYGMYVTVKLLLEREAERHRFDVKNRYTETVVPVRLQAYERMVLFLERISPNNLLLRLGGTATTSLEFQQRLLQEIRDEYNHNLSQQVYMSQAVWDKVQTAMNDVMTLINQASGDTQPDAPALDLSKRIFERIIQKDRLPTTDALKSVKEEIQAMFM; encoded by the coding sequence ATGGAGTTGCTGAGTGATTTTCTAAAATTAATTATACCCGCCGGTCTGGTGCTGTATGGCATGTATGTAACGGTCAAGTTACTGCTGGAGCGTGAAGCAGAACGCCATCGCTTCGATGTTAAAAACCGATATACCGAAACGGTTGTGCCTGTACGTTTGCAGGCTTACGAGCGGATGGTGTTGTTTCTGGAGCGAATTAGCCCTAACAATCTTCTGTTGCGCCTGGGCGGAACCGCCACCACCTCCCTTGAGTTTCAGCAACGGCTTTTACAGGAAATCAGGGATGAATACAACCACAACCTCTCGCAGCAGGTCTACATGAGTCAGGCTGTTTGGGATAAGGTCCAGACGGCGATGAACGACGTGATGACACTCATCAATCAGGCCTCCGGCGATACACAACCCGACGCACCGGCTCTCGATCTGTCTAAGCGTATTTTCGAACGCATTATCCAGAAAGACCGGCTGCCTACTACTGATGCACTCAAATCCGTCAAGGAAGAGATCCAGGCCATGTTCATGTAA
- a CDS encoding transmembrane 220 family protein translates to MRKVLSIVFGLLFVLFAAFQYNDPDPEVWIPIYGFAAMACFMAYVGLARWWFLVAMAIMYVVAATYQWPPVFEGFMFSETGMRSLNIELAREAGGLAICAVVMLVLAVLSRQPVSRA, encoded by the coding sequence ATGCGTAAAGTGCTTTCAATTGTTTTTGGACTGCTTTTTGTTCTGTTTGCCGCTTTTCAATATAACGATCCGGACCCGGAAGTGTGGATTCCTATCTATGGATTCGCGGCTATGGCTTGTTTCATGGCCTACGTAGGGCTGGCACGCTGGTGGTTTCTGGTGGCCATGGCAATCATGTATGTGGTTGCGGCTACTTACCAGTGGCCCCCCGTTTTCGAAGGATTCATGTTCAGTGAAACGGGCATGCGAAGTCTGAACATCGAACTGGCGCGTGAGGCCGGTGGACTGGCCATCTGCGCAGTCGTGATGCTGGTGCTGGCTGTACTGTCACGTCAACCCGTTTCTCGCGCATGA
- a CDS encoding tetratricopeptide repeat protein — MKSYFYSFFCTLFIISACSSADKQIEQGRDYLKQGKFREAIQVLNQAVESDADNAEAFNSRGVAYFELKEYANATLDYDQAIKIEPGFYRPYYNRALLKVAQNDLTGAVKDYSDAIRLAPDTSRTISAEIFLNRGQLFAAQGQIQPAMTDFSQAISLDPKNALALYNRGNLRFQQKDLKGATTDFQQAVQADTKFGKAFYGLGIAQILQNEREGGCLSLKQAQNLGYADAANAVAEYCR, encoded by the coding sequence ATGAAGAGTTATTTTTATAGTTTTTTTTGTACGCTGTTCATTATCAGCGCTTGTAGTTCGGCAGACAAACAGATCGAACAGGGACGAGATTATTTAAAACAGGGTAAATTTCGGGAAGCAATACAGGTTTTGAACCAGGCTGTCGAGTCTGATGCCGACAATGCCGAGGCATTCAACTCACGCGGTGTCGCTTATTTTGAACTGAAAGAATACGCCAATGCGACACTGGATTATGATCAGGCAATTAAAATCGAGCCCGGTTTTTATCGGCCTTACTACAACCGGGCACTGCTCAAAGTGGCACAGAATGACCTTACGGGAGCGGTGAAAGATTATTCGGATGCGATTCGGCTGGCACCCGATACGAGTCGTACCATCAGTGCTGAAATCTTTCTGAACCGGGGGCAGTTATTTGCGGCCCAGGGACAGATTCAGCCAGCTATGACCGATTTTTCACAGGCTATTTCGTTAGATCCGAAGAATGCGCTGGCTTTGTACAATCGGGGTAATCTCCGTTTTCAGCAAAAGGACCTTAAAGGAGCAACGACTGATTTCCAGCAGGCTGTGCAGGCCGACACGAAGTTTGGGAAGGCCTTCTACGGATTAGGTATCGCCCAGATCCTGCAAAACGAGCGGGAAGGCGGTTGCCTGAGTCTGAAACAGGCTCAGAATCTGGGCTATGCTGATGCCGCTAACGCCGTAGCCGAATACTGCCGGTAA
- the fsa gene encoding fructose-6-phosphate aldolase, which translates to MKFFIDTANLADIREAQEMGVLDGVTTNPSLMAKEGITGKDNVMRHYKQICEIVEGDVSAEVISIKYDEMIKEGDELAELDENIVVKVPMTADGIKAIKYFSEKGIRTNCTLIFSAGQALVAAKAGASFVSPFVGRLDDISTDGMELIEQIVTIFSNYGFTTEVLAASVRHPIHVIKCAEIGADVMTAPLSVIKMLLNHPLTDSGLAKFLADHEKANLPVKK; encoded by the coding sequence ATGAAGTTTTTCATTGACACGGCCAATCTGGCCGACATTCGCGAGGCTCAGGAGATGGGCGTACTCGACGGCGTTACCACCAACCCATCGCTGATGGCGAAAGAGGGCATTACGGGCAAAGACAACGTAATGCGTCACTACAAGCAGATCTGCGAAATCGTGGAAGGTGATGTCAGCGCGGAAGTTATCTCGATCAAATACGACGAGATGATCAAAGAAGGCGACGAACTAGCTGAACTCGACGAAAATATCGTTGTTAAAGTGCCAATGACTGCTGATGGTATCAAAGCAATCAAATACTTCTCTGAAAAAGGCATTCGCACGAACTGTACCCTTATTTTCTCAGCTGGTCAGGCACTGGTAGCCGCTAAAGCGGGTGCTTCGTTCGTATCGCCATTCGTTGGCCGGTTAGACGATATCTCAACCGACGGTATGGAACTGATCGAACAGATCGTAACCATTTTCTCTAACTACGGTTTCACCACCGAAGTACTGGCCGCTTCGGTACGTCACCCAATTCACGTGATCAAGTGTGCTGAAATTGGCGCTGATGTGATGACCGCTCCGTTAAGCGTTATCAAAATGTTGCTCAACCATCCGCTTACGGATAGTGGTCTGGCTAAATTCCTGGCTGATCACGAGAAAGCCAATTTACCGGTTAAAAAGTAA
- a CDS encoding iron-sulfur cluster assembly accessory protein, which translates to MLVLDNPVRVRPEARQQLLDTLQSNKIPDEYGLRIGIRGGGCGASWLLGFDIPGTSDEVYNVEGVRIIIDRKHLLYVLGAEIGYEPGGFTVDKDPPA; encoded by the coding sequence ATGCTGGTACTCGATAATCCTGTCCGTGTTCGGCCCGAAGCGCGGCAGCAGTTACTGGACACATTACAGTCCAATAAAATTCCTGACGAATACGGTTTACGCATTGGTATTCGGGGTGGGGGCTGTGGCGCATCCTGGCTACTGGGTTTCGATATACCCGGCACTTCCGACGAAGTGTATAACGTTGAAGGGGTTCGCATCATTATTGATCGTAAGCATTTGTTGTATGTATTGGGGGCCGAAATTGGATACGAACCGGGTGGATTCACGGTCGACAAAGACCCGCCCGCTTAA
- a CDS encoding M61 family metallopeptidase — MNNFVWGALLACCSMATPLWAAGPAPLVYDIDLTNRADDQFKVTLHVDGLKPENAVYQFASTAPGTYQVMDIGRFVRSFKAFDKKGNELATQQMSTNQWKIQQPAQLRQITYQIAETWDTPVKQDVIYRMCGTSIEKDHALINGQGVFGFPQGMQATPLAVKINYPMEWTVGTALEKNKDGYFLADSYDRIVDSPILLGRLTRAETTIGGAAIEMYTYSKTDQVTSQQLLNSMQSMLQAAAKFLKQLPVKRYTFLYHFEDESWGAWEHSYSSEYIFKETPFSPRLAETVTSIAAHEFFHVVTPLNIHSELIQQFNFVTPTPSQHLWLYEGVTEWANGAMRLRGGLTDLSAYCTELSQKVKIDQQLDTTYSLQKLALTCYTPEGQKQYGNIYNRGALVAGLLDIRLLELSGGQRGLREVINELTKTYGPNRPFPEKEFFDIFAQKTYPEIADFFDRYVKSAEHLPLQEYFGKIGILYKPAVASGKKLPSLGMRLVQANDTIRLKQVTSPLSQAGVQENDELISFNQQAIDKSTISIVREQIRGLKAGDPYEITVRRNGQPVPIKATMQEIDEVNRYVFEPDPQANPQQIQLRERWQKNS; from the coding sequence ATGAACAACTTTGTTTGGGGCGCACTATTGGCTTGCTGTTCTATGGCAACACCGTTGTGGGCAGCCGGTCCAGCCCCGCTGGTCTATGATATTGACCTAACCAACCGGGCCGATGACCAGTTTAAGGTAACGCTCCACGTTGACGGTCTGAAACCCGAAAATGCGGTCTATCAGTTTGCATCGACAGCACCAGGCACCTATCAAGTCATGGATATCGGACGTTTCGTCCGCTCGTTCAAAGCATTCGATAAAAAAGGCAATGAGCTGGCAACGCAGCAGATGTCAACGAATCAGTGGAAAATCCAGCAACCCGCTCAATTACGCCAGATTACCTATCAGATAGCCGAAACCTGGGATACGCCCGTTAAGCAGGACGTTATCTACCGCATGTGTGGCACATCCATCGAGAAAGATCATGCACTCATCAATGGACAAGGCGTGTTTGGCTTTCCACAGGGTATGCAGGCAACTCCGCTGGCGGTGAAGATCAACTACCCGATGGAATGGACAGTCGGTACGGCGCTGGAAAAGAATAAGGATGGCTATTTTCTGGCCGACAGTTACGACCGGATCGTTGATTCGCCGATTTTGCTGGGTCGACTGACCCGCGCCGAAACGACCATTGGCGGAGCCGCCATCGAGATGTACACGTACTCAAAAACCGATCAGGTAACGTCTCAGCAATTACTCAACAGCATGCAGTCGATGCTTCAGGCAGCCGCAAAATTCCTGAAACAACTGCCGGTAAAACGATACACTTTTTTATACCATTTCGAAGACGAGAGTTGGGGGGCCTGGGAGCATTCGTATAGCTCGGAATACATCTTTAAGGAAACACCCTTTTCTCCGCGACTGGCCGAAACGGTTACGTCGATTGCCGCCCACGAATTCTTCCACGTGGTCACTCCATTGAATATCCACAGCGAGCTTATCCAGCAGTTCAATTTCGTTACCCCTACCCCATCCCAACATTTGTGGCTATACGAAGGCGTAACCGAATGGGCTAACGGAGCCATGCGACTACGGGGTGGCCTGACGGATTTATCGGCTTACTGCACCGAACTGAGCCAGAAAGTTAAAATCGATCAGCAGCTCGACACGACCTACAGCTTGCAGAAACTGGCCCTGACCTGTTACACGCCCGAAGGCCAGAAACAGTATGGCAATATTTATAACCGGGGTGCCTTGGTAGCGGGTCTGCTGGACATTCGCCTGTTGGAGTTATCTGGCGGGCAGCGCGGTCTGCGTGAGGTGATCAATGAGCTGACCAAAACCTACGGTCCGAACCGGCCCTTTCCGGAGAAAGAGTTCTTCGACATTTTTGCGCAAAAGACCTACCCCGAAATTGCCGATTTCTTCGATCGGTACGTCAAGAGTGCCGAGCATCTGCCGCTTCAGGAGTATTTCGGTAAGATTGGAATTCTGTACAAACCAGCCGTTGCATCAGGCAAGAAACTGCCATCTCTGGGCATGAGGCTCGTTCAGGCAAACGACACGATTCGCCTGAAACAGGTAACCAGCCCATTAAGCCAGGCAGGTGTTCAGGAAAATGATGAGTTAATCAGTTTTAATCAGCAAGCTATCGATAAGTCGACGATCTCGATCGTTCGGGAGCAGATCCGTGGCCTCAAAGCAGGCGATCCGTATGAAATTACGGTTCGGCGCAATGGCCAGCCTGTACCGATCAAAGCGACTATGCAGGAGATAGACGAAGTAAATCGATACGTGTTTGAGCCTGATCCGCAAGCCAACCCGCAGCAGATTCAACTGCGCGAACGCTGGCAGAAAAATTCGTAG
- a CDS encoding reprolysin-like metallopeptidase: MSSDSIRVGFTSQKNGLSLWLVLGCLLVNTVTAVAQDGFFVPIASSQLRASATDIVPIDKFAAYQLKTDALRAHLSKAPQEFQPATTTLRLDIPLPNGTTEPFAMTESSVLSPQLAAQYRDIKTYAGKGLNHPTYTIRLSLTSSGFDAIVLGVETSAVYITKVSREVSNQQYVTYFARDVKKNDPAKPFGSFGKCSTVTPLIEALPEKSGAKARSGAALNNTGTVLRTFRLALSVTKEFTQTKGGGTVDGSFNAVVGYVNRLNAVYRTELSVAFTLVSGKGTVYSPGNDGGLNNGDLGSMLDKNQVILDNAIGNAGYDIGHVIGNSSGSGEGLAEGSSACVPTSKAKGASSFGDGSFAPVFDDQTFNHEVGHQFSMSHTFNSSIPVCTTREAKTSVEPGAGTTIMSYGFTCSDDKNTARNDNYEAPYQPFLNFHTVSYQQAVNYINTLSCFTSTPLNNALPMITNFPANVTIPKSTPFMLSATASDANAGDQLTYSWEGTDIGTVVPDASTLANTALPPFFRSYAPSSTGTRLYPRLDAILNGSNKAKGDKLPSVGITTNHTLTVRDNVGGVTFQSMTVTVDGNSGPFLETTNLAGTYPASSLQTITWSVANTTAPPVNCASVNILLSTDGGQTFPTTLVANTPNDGSEAIRFPDIRTSQGRIKIVSSNSIFFDISNANFTISDPIMLTGAPIVKVNSTDPNSSEGNSTGGSRRGAARAGSAADPGFIRFERTDTKGTLVVNYQIGGTATNGVDFASLPTSVTFADGQAVYTEEVDPIEDDIIEGDETIIITLVDDDAYDPDPDALTTTLNIKDNDTGTFTIAAVTPVSCQTLSAGLRQVSFSPQYAGTNGQPVSFSVVNELVPTTASGPYTLNLYTDNPVIILKATQAGTATEASFTYNWLAACSPATPASFAITGATMVSCQTVSPGLRQVRFTPQYTGTNGQPVSFSVVNELVPTTASGPYTLNLYTDNPAIVLKATQTGTAAEASFIYNWLAACGTGTLSKVSAEQPTTLSIRLFGNPAQNGQVRFEVRGATGQPLQLSLTDMRGQAVGSHHVEQARSLEQHTFEVGRLPMGALVLRVATPTESKAVTVLKVD; encoded by the coding sequence ATGTCGTCGGATTCTATCAGAGTCGGTTTCACGAGCCAGAAGAACGGCCTATCTCTCTGGCTTGTGCTGGGCTGTCTGCTGGTAAATACCGTTACGGCGGTTGCACAGGATGGTTTCTTCGTACCCATCGCGTCTTCGCAGTTGCGGGCGAGTGCGACGGATATTGTCCCCATTGACAAATTTGCGGCTTACCAGCTTAAAACAGATGCGCTACGGGCTCACCTGTCCAAAGCCCCGCAGGAGTTTCAGCCTGCCACGACTACGCTTCGGCTCGATATTCCACTACCTAACGGCACCACCGAGCCCTTTGCTATGACCGAGTCTTCCGTTCTATCTCCCCAACTGGCTGCCCAGTACCGCGACATCAAAACGTACGCGGGGAAAGGACTGAATCATCCGACCTACACCATCCGGCTCAGCCTGACCTCCAGCGGCTTCGACGCAATTGTGCTGGGTGTTGAAACGAGCGCGGTGTATATCACGAAAGTTTCGCGCGAAGTTAGTAACCAGCAATACGTTACGTATTTTGCCAGAGACGTAAAAAAAAATGACCCCGCCAAACCGTTCGGTTCGTTTGGAAAATGCAGCACCGTTACTCCACTGATCGAAGCGTTACCCGAAAAGTCGGGAGCAAAGGCACGATCGGGGGCAGCACTCAATAATACCGGAACGGTGTTGCGTACATTTCGACTCGCGCTGTCGGTGACGAAAGAATTTACGCAAACGAAGGGCGGAGGCACTGTCGATGGTTCGTTCAACGCAGTGGTTGGCTACGTTAACCGCCTGAACGCCGTTTACCGAACCGAACTCAGTGTGGCATTTACCCTGGTAAGCGGGAAGGGTACTGTCTACTCACCCGGCAATGACGGGGGCCTGAATAATGGCGATTTAGGATCAATGCTGGACAAAAACCAGGTTATTCTCGATAACGCCATCGGTAATGCCGGGTATGACATTGGGCACGTAATTGGCAATTCGAGTGGATCGGGCGAGGGGCTGGCCGAGGGTTCATCAGCCTGCGTACCTACCAGCAAGGCTAAAGGAGCCAGCAGCTTTGGTGATGGCTCATTTGCCCCCGTTTTCGACGATCAAACGTTCAACCACGAGGTAGGCCATCAGTTCAGCATGAGTCACACCTTCAACAGCAGCATTCCCGTCTGCACGACCCGCGAAGCCAAAACGTCCGTTGAACCCGGTGCGGGCACCACCATCATGAGTTACGGGTTCACCTGTAGCGACGATAAAAATACCGCTCGAAACGACAATTACGAAGCCCCCTATCAGCCATTTCTCAATTTCCATACCGTTAGCTACCAGCAGGCTGTTAACTATATCAACACATTATCGTGCTTCACCAGCACCCCGCTCAATAATGCGTTACCGATGATCACCAACTTCCCGGCTAACGTGACGATTCCAAAATCGACACCGTTTATGCTGTCGGCCACGGCGAGCGATGCCAATGCGGGTGATCAGCTGACCTATTCCTGGGAAGGGACTGATATCGGTACGGTTGTACCCGATGCCAGCACACTGGCCAATACGGCCTTGCCACCTTTTTTCCGTAGCTATGCGCCATCCTCAACCGGTACGCGGTTGTATCCCCGGCTGGATGCCATCCTGAACGGATCGAACAAAGCAAAGGGGGACAAACTTCCTTCGGTGGGCATCACCACCAACCACACCCTCACGGTACGCGACAATGTTGGGGGCGTAACGTTCCAGAGCATGACCGTGACGGTAGACGGAAATTCGGGACCATTTCTGGAGACTACGAACCTGGCTGGCACTTATCCGGCCAGCTCCCTCCAGACCATCACCTGGAGCGTCGCCAATACAACTGCGCCCCCGGTGAACTGCGCCAGCGTCAACATTCTGCTATCGACCGATGGCGGTCAGACATTTCCGACGACGCTGGTAGCCAATACGCCCAACGATGGCAGCGAAGCCATTCGCTTTCCGGATATCAGAACCAGCCAGGGCCGGATCAAGATCGTTAGCAGCAACAGCATTTTCTTCGACATATCGAACGCCAATTTCACGATCAGCGATCCGATCATGCTGACCGGCGCACCCATCGTTAAAGTAAACAGCACCGACCCTAACTCGTCTGAAGGTAACAGTACCGGTGGTTCGCGCCGGGGAGCAGCACGGGCAGGCTCTGCCGCTGATCCGGGCTTTATCCGGTTTGAGCGTACGGACACGAAAGGTACGCTGGTCGTCAATTATCAGATTGGTGGTACGGCTACCAATGGCGTCGATTTTGCGTCGTTGCCCACATCGGTAACCTTTGCGGATGGGCAGGCTGTTTACACCGAAGAAGTAGACCCGATTGAGGACGATATCATCGAGGGCGACGAAACAATCATCATTACGCTGGTTGATGACGATGCGTATGATCCAGATCCGGATGCTCTGACAACGACCCTAAACATCAAGGACAACGACACCGGCACGTTCACCATTGCAGCCGTAACGCCCGTAAGTTGCCAGACACTATCGGCGGGTTTGCGTCAGGTGAGTTTCTCACCCCAGTATGCAGGTACGAACGGGCAGCCAGTGAGTTTTTCGGTGGTTAATGAACTGGTGCCAACGACGGCGTCCGGGCCTTATACGCTCAATTTGTATACCGATAATCCGGTCATTATCCTGAAAGCGACCCAGGCTGGCACAGCTACCGAAGCCAGCTTCACTTACAATTGGCTGGCGGCCTGTTCGCCCGCTACCCCTGCGTCATTCGCGATCACCGGTGCAACGATGGTGAGCTGTCAGACGGTTTCTCCCGGTTTACGTCAGGTACGTTTCACACCCCAGTACACAGGTACAAACGGGCAGCCGGTAAGCTTTTCGGTGGTTAATGAACTGGTACCGACGACGGCATCCGGACCTTATACGCTCAATTTATATACCGACAATCCGGCTATCGTCCTGAAAGCAACCCAAACCGGCACGGCTGCCGAAGCCAGTTTCATCTATAACTGGCTGGCCGCTTGCGGAACGGGAACCCTATCTAAAGTGAGCGCAGAGCAACCGACAACGCTGTCGATTCGGCTGTTCGGTAATCCGGCTCAAAACGGACAGGTTCGATTCGAGGTGCGCGGTGCCACTGGTCAACCGTTGCAGTTGAGTCTAACCGATATGCGTGGTCAGGCTGTAGGTTCGCATCATGTTGAGCAAGCCCGTTCGCTTGAGCAGCATACATTCGAGGTAGGTCGTCTGCCGATGGGTGCGCTCGTGTTACGTGTCGCTACACCCACGGAGTCAAAGGCCGTAACCGTGCTTAAGGTGGACTAA